The genome window CATCTTTTGATGTCATGAAGGCATTGTATGCTTGAGACTAGGCAAATTAATACAGATCAAACACTGAAGTGTAAATtcttaggaagaagttcttccttagGGACCAGGTGTCCTTCAGAGTAGAAAAATACCAAAGTTTGCATGTGCACCTCATGGAAGATAGAGAAGCGGCTTTTCTCAGTTACTGAGGAGAtagctaaaagaaagctcaTTCCTTTTTGCTGCCTCCCCTGCCACTACTTTCTGATAGATTGCTGAAACTTTTTGAGCTCTTCATGTCCAGTTACGTGCATGAAAACAatgttaacaaaatattttgaaactcaACAAGAAAATTACGTAATGGGAactgtaaaaaattatttgggctTGCTGTTGTGATTCTATTGGATTGACACTGCTTCCTGTTCTGCTACAAAGCTGTGtgaaaatgcttttgatttGTTCTGGCATGTGCATTTTGGTGCCTCAGAGCATTTGTGTAGGCTGTTCTGTGAGTGCTGATCAGTGGGCTCTTAACTAGAGCAATTCTTTTTTCTACCAGAACTAACTGTCTCTTCTGTTTTGGATTATGCTTTTGTCCAGTACAGTAGTGTGCATTCTTAAAAGATCTTTTCAGGTAAGACACTTACTTTATATGTCCACATGCTGTGACGATGCACTCTCTCACCAATACAAACAGAAGATGTACTTTTTGACTGTTGTCATTGCCCACAGAATAATGCTATCTGGTCGTGGTACAGGCTTCACATGGATTCTCTGTAGTTTAGCCTACAGGTGCCATCAGCTCACGTTTTCCTTCAGTTCCCATTAAATGCAATTTGTAACTCTTGGCATAAAGAGACATGAAACCAAAAGAAGCTAAAGTGTAACTGGTAATGATACTTGAGTGCAAGCATACCAGGTAGGTGAGGGATGCATGATTCCTAACACGCATTTTGAGCATTTGAGAATGACTTTCAATAGTTAAAAAAGGTTTGTAGTGGATGTTGGCAGATTActgaggggttttttgctgCTAGTTTTGCAGTTTATAAGAATTGGAAGTAAGAGACTATCACTTGATAAAACTGTCTCTCCTCACTGGCTGCTTACTGCtacaaaaaagttttaaagcCTTGCTTGGTAGAATAGCTTTTACTTTTTACCCTGttacttaaataaaaagtttCCCAGGTGATTACTGttgtctctgttttctgcatCAAAACCCGACAACTTGTGTTGATGCTTAGGGAGCTACTTGCTCTGAACGGTTAAGGGTCACTAGTTTGTTAGACAGCTACGGTTAACAAAGGTGTTGATGGGAATGTAGTTGTGGATTTTCATCTGGAGCAGAGTGttactgaagaaaatgtatGTGTTGTTAGGTTACAGTGTCATTTGAGGTTCAAGCTGTGCCTTCAAACTTTAGGTATTATACCAGCTGTTTGGATGTTGGTAAAATGTTACATCTGTGTCCATATCCTTATCCCTTTCACTCAAACCTGGTAGTGCAGTTTCACCCAAACTTTGTTTAGACctatgtggggaagaaaaagaaccgTTCCCCACACTGCTTAGTGCAGCTGGTGGAAGAAATGCTGTGGAATGTTAGCCAACAGTCAGTCTGGTTAGATCTCTTAACTGTTTATTTCCATACACTTTCATAACAAAATTAGAAGTTATTTAACAAGGTCATTCTGTTTGCAATGGAATCTTCAACAAATCaacatgtttattttgttaaaataccTAAATACTTTTAATCATGAGAAGGTGAAAGTGATACGAAGGTGGATTTCCTGTCAGTCACAGAGTTGAGTGAGAAATGGTAAGTCTTCAGAGATGATATTTTCCTAATAGaacttaattaaaatgttgttgGCCTTGAAGGAAAATGACGTAGTATGCAAATTATGTAAATAGAAGCAATTGTATTTAGAATTTTTATTGAAGGGATACTATGCTCACTTTTTCAAAGCCATTTTGGGCCACAATTAAAAATGGAAGGGGTGTAAAGAGGGACACTCTACTGCACCATGTGTCTCTTGATGAAGAGTTCTTATAGACAGCAGTTGAGTCAGGGAATGGCAGAGGGGGATGAAATCTCTTCTgaagccaggctgctggtggactcttaggaagaaattgctGCAGTTAtagaaggtaattttttttcttacatattGTGTGGTTCTGCACTGCTCTTAGAATTCTCCTCTTTGGTAATTTTGTTGCATTATGTGTTCCAGGCATGCCTTTGTTATTCTTTAGCTTTATTCCGTGAGAGAAGGAGATAACGTCCTGGTTTTCCCTCTCACGTATTCCTCCCTCTTGGTTCCTTCCAAACAGTCTGAATCTGACAAAGGTGTTTCCTTGTACCACGCTCTCATTCTGTTTCTCCTGGTTCTGTATCATAATTTTGCTGAACTTCTATTCCTATTTGGACAAGGAAAAGTAGTGAAAGAACCcctgaatttttattaaatatacaCTGTACTTGTATTCGtgcattgaaaaaaattgtaatatcCTCTCATGAAGTTTCTAAATCTTTTCTCAAGATCGTATGTGGGTTCTGTAGGCTACAGCATCTCAAGGCATTTATTTGTAATGCTTCGAAAACCCAAtctctttatatatttttttattggttAAAATTAGActttgaaattaattcattaGGGAATCAATTAGTGGGTTGGGATATGATTGCACATAATTTTAGGAACATAATCTTCTGCCTTGGAGAGGAGTTGGAGGAAGGGAAGCTTGGAAATCTGGACTTAATGTTTAGGATCATAGGAGAATTCAGGTTGGGAGAGAGCTCAGGAGGTCACTTAGTTCAATCTTGTGCTTAAAGCAGGATGAGCTGTGAGGACAGGCCAGGTTACTTAGGTCTTTATCTGACCTGGTGTTGAAAGCTTCCGAGGATGGAGGCTGCAGAACCTCTCTGGGCTACCTGTTTCATGGCTTTGTCCTCATTGTGACAATACATCCATTTTGAACCTCTCTGCAAGACCCTGTATTTCTGCTGAGTTGCTTATAGTTGCTCTGTACCCTGTGTTGCAGTGTGATGTCTTTGTTCTCATCCTCGTGGACTGCTGCCATCTGCACAAACTGCCTGCAGACGTGAATGTTGCACTCCagtactgtttttcttcctgctttttgtcTTCACTGTTGTTCCTGGTGATTTTGACTGATGCTGGATGGGTCTACCAGAAGTAAAAGCAGGGGGGAGGTGGCATCCAATTAGCTGGTCTTTAGGCACTGTTTGTTACAAAAGATTTAAGGGGAAAATACGTTTTTGGTAACTAGGTCACACCAGAATCAcaattgctttattattttgctttctgaagtaacattcaattactttttaacacatttttaaagaaactccAAGAATTCACCTCTGCGTGGCTAGCTGAGAATTGATCCAGCATGGAAGCCAACTGGCTTTTCTACCTCTTGGCTGCTACCTAAGTGATGCAGTATATTTGGATTAACAGAGTCCTGTTTCTGGTTTCTCAAAAAATAATGTCAGAATGCTGAAAGAAGTGCTACAGTCAGTAACTATTGGCATCTTCACTGGAAATTGTAGGAGAAAAGTCCATGGCATACCAGACTGCAAAAGTTTTGGTTTCTGTAGTAATATTGTGGATGACAGATCATTCtccttgattttattttttggggcTTTtgagtttgttggttttttttccttaacaggTAAATAGAAAGCTGAATTAGGGTATTTTTCACTATACTGAAATAAAGGAACCCGGCTCattgtaatttaatttgttgCCACAGCACTTGATTCCATTCCCAAGGTGCTCCATTGCTCCTCCCATTGTTCTAGGAGGTACTCTTTAGGGCTTCAAATATGCTGGAATTCAAGTTGCTTGGCATTTTCACAATCAGTCACATGAGCTATATTAGCAAAGTACCTCAAAATGTCCAAGATCTACAGCCTCAAGTTGCTTTGACTGCACGTGCACTGTGATTAATGTACATGCTGCACCCTTAGCTTCAAGCTTTCTTTGGTCCAGACATAGCTGTTTGCTTTAGCAGCCAGGACTCACTTTGCAGGCACAAATGCTGTCTGGGAGTGTGTAGACAAACTCCTGGGGGCTCCTACAGTAAGTGCTGAgtcttctctccctcttccctccgTTACTTTCTGTAGCTCTGTGTTGTGACCGATCTGTTTTACAGTTAGTATATCAGGGATGTGATGGTTATAAAACATGACAACTGGGCTTTGTAGAAGGGTTCCCAAAGCAACACTGCTTACTTAAAACATGTAATGCAAAGGTTCAAGCAAGACACATGACCTGGAGTGTGGCTTCTTGCTGTTCTTGagtagtatttttgttttgaatcaCTGTTTGATTCCAGGTCATGAGCTCTACTTTTCAAGCTTGTGCTCTTATTATGTAAGCAATGTCCTACTCAATCAATCTGGATGTTAGAGAAGTTCCTCCTTAGCCAGTTTCTCTCTTTGAGGCCTCCTCTGTCTGTCTGCTCTGTGTGCCATAAGGAGCCAGCTTCTGAGAAACTGCTTGTCTGAGAAATCACTTGTACTATAACAGTATTTTTCACTCCACGTAGGACTGGAACCATTTGTGAATGTGatgaaaaccaaataaatgaATCCGTGCAAACCAATAGtgagaaaagggagagatgCATGAAAGTTGAGTGCAACAGTGGCCACAGAATCCAGAAATTCCACAGGGAGATGGTAGGCATTGCTGCTTCAAGTGAGAACAAGAACTGCAGTCTTTTCCAGGGTCATAGCCACCTAACCAGATGTATTACCTTTATGCAGTCATTATTAAACCATATTGTATGGTCTGGGTTATGAGAACATAGTCCAAGGGTTTAACACTTtatgcctgcagcagcagaaacatgcTCTGAGATTTTAACTTGCTACCCCCCTGGTGCAGGGTCATGGGTGCAAAGTTAAACCCCCTTCCAGCAGTGTGGGGTGAAGCCTCCAACAGGCTGTGGCTGACTGTGCCATCCAGGGCAGCTCTGTCCACTTTCTAGCaacagggaaaggcaggagagcactggggaaaggatggaggcaggacaggcagggccAGCTTGGGttggggcagagggagaagtGTCTCCATGGCCCCACTTGCTCCATTATCCCCAGGAGTTTGGTCCCATCCACCAAAAGCCAgtgcctgctccagctgggccTGCTCCTGGGCCAGTACCTGCcgcagctgccccagctccagctcctcctgctccacctcCAGCCGGGCCAGCAGGgtccccagctgggctggcatctcctgcagctgctctgggaccAGAGCAGGAAGCTCACAGGGGCACTGGCCATGGGGAGCCCAGCCACCAGGTGCCACATCTCCATGGGCTGCCCACCAACTCCATGGGCTGCCCACCATTGAGGGTCCCACCCAGCCCCTGCAACTCACTGCTCGTGGAAGGGGAGGCTTCATCAGTGGCAGGGTTCATTGTGACCGACTCTGTCCCCAAGGCACAGTCCCCGAGGCAGAGGCAGCCCTGCCAGAGAGGGACAGTTGCTGCCAGCGACTGAtgctgaggctggtgagactgtggcagggagagcaggagccCCAGGTGCTGTAGCTCAGGCTGCAGTTTAGCCTGCAGCCTCTGCACCAGGGCCCACAGGTCCTGCAGTTTGGCCTACAGGCGTGATGGGATGGTGGTTGTGGTGGGGTGGTGGCCCTGGGGTGGTGCATTGGTGGCCATGGGCTGGGTGGGGCTGAGGCTGGTCCCCACAGAGGagcctggggaggcaggaatGTCCCTGGATTTCAGGCAGCCGCTCTCTGGCTCTGCTGAAGAACAGAACAACTGGGGCGGGCATGTGCGAGGACCCTGGGGGTGAAGGGGACAGCGGTGGGGTAGGCAAAGTGCCCACGGAGGGCCAGGTTTTCCCCCCTCTGTGTCGCCCCCGGCTCCCCACAGACaggctctctctgctctctcctgccaggcTTCCCAAGGGACAagcccaggctgtccccagggtAGGGGGACACAAGGACAGTGCCCtttaaaagggggaaaaaacgGTTTCGGAAATGATTTCTTCCTCTTGGATAAAATGGAGCGGAACGCTGCCGGATTTGTTTAATCTCAAGGTGGATGGCTTGGGAAGAAAATGGGTAAGAACCGTGACAAATGCTTCCTCACCTGAACTGGCTGCTGCGTGGTTCGAGGAGTACCTGATTTCTTCCGGGCTGCTGCCCTTTTACTGGCAGAAAGCAGCCTGGAAACCCTGGAGAaggttttcctctctgcagggccCAGGGCAGGAACACCCAGCACACGTACGGGTGTGTAACCCATGGCCTGAGATGCCTTGTTTTTGCCCTTGTTTAACCCACAAAATAACATCCTCAAGTGGGTTTCACTCGAAATACCAACTCccttcacctccagcagctttgctgctgcctaCCCGGGCAAGAGCAGGAAGGACCTCGTCCTCCAACAGCCTCCACTGTGGACTGGTGTCCTTGATTTCAAACTCCAGAAATACACTGATGTGTTATCACCAGAGTTTTCAGACTGTCCTAAATCTCCTTttgcaggaggaggcagccaagCCTCCCAAGGCACCCCCAggcccagcccccagccctgcagccctgcagccctgcctggctaCAGGTGAGGTCACAATCCTGCTCTGTGACCTCAGCCTCTCTGCCCTATAAAAACCCCACGCCGGGGCTCACTTTGCCACTCGTGTGACCCCCCAGTTGGGATCGCTTGCTGAGGtgacaaggagaaggaaggctATCAGCTATCCATCTCTCTCACTCACCAGACTGATACCCCCGGCAGAAAGCCTCTGGTGTCCCCTGGTCAGCTCTGCTGTAGCAGACACGACAGCACCATGGACTTGTTTGGCCTGCCCCAGCTTCTGGACCTGATCCTCGTGCCCAGAGACATGTGGACGGTCAACTTTGGGGCCCTGTGCCGTCTGCTCCCGgccaggaggaaagggaagaaggagagcAGCATCTCCAAGGTAGAGGCTCTGGCCGGTCCCCTGGGTGCTCCCCTGCCCAAGCCGCCTCCTACGGGCTCTGCACGGCCCGTGCGCTGCCCTTAGAGCAGGGTCTGAGTTAAGCCCGAGTTCCTGCTGGGACCTGGGGCTTCCCTGTGGGAAAGGGACAGAGTTTTGGGGAGcaagagctggggctgaaaTGCTGCTCCGCTTGCTCTGGGTCCTCCCCGCGTTGCCATCAGCAAGCGCTAGTGGGTCCAAGCCAGCCCCCGGTGCTGCTGCACATCTGCCTGTAACCCTGAtccctttgccttctcttcccagcagggcagTGGCAGCCAGTTTGCACCTGCTCGGCCCACCAGGGTGAGCACGGGCACCCTGCAGGAGGCCACCCTGGCGACCACCGCCCTGAGGACAAAGCGAGGATCTCTAGACCAGGAGAGCATCTGCCATCTCCTGTCTGACCTCCAGGGCCAGCTGTCCGCCCTGCAGGGCCGGGTGTCCTCTCTGAAGGGCCAGGTGTCTTCCCGGCAGGGCCTGGAGAGTGACTGGCAGGGCCAGAACGAGAAGGTGAGCCAGCAGAGGtccccaggggagctggggagatgctggggggcttgggtggggaggggagagccaAAGGGCTCCCTCCACGCTGGGAG of Apus apus isolate bApuApu2 chromosome 17, bApuApu2.pri.cur, whole genome shotgun sequence contains these proteins:
- the LOC127391811 gene encoding uncharacterized protein LOC127391811 isoform X4, producing the protein MISSSWIKWSGTLPDLFNLKVDGLGRKWTDTPGRKPLVSPGQLCCSRHDSTMDLFGLPQLLDLILVPRDMWTVNFGALCRLLPARRKGKKESSISKQGSGSQFAPARPTRVSTGTLQEATLATTALRTKRGSLDQESICHLLSDLQGQLSALQGRVSSLKGQVSSRQGLESDWQGQNEKDQELLTSIQVRAVKLERIIEALTLVTRSLMDKLQQTDEDLKAS
- the LOC127391811 gene encoding uncharacterized protein LOC127391811 isoform X5; this translates as MISSSWIKWSGTLPDLFNLKVDGLGRKWTDTPGRKPLVSPGQLCCSRHDSTMDLFGLPQLLDLILVPRDMWTVNFGALCRLLPARRKGKKESSISKGSGSQFAPARPTRVSTGTLQEATLATTALRTKRGSLDQESICHLLSDLQGQLSALQGRVSSLKGQVSSRQGLESDWQGQNEKDQELLTSIQVRAVKLERIIEALTLVTRSLMDKLQQTDEDLKAS
- the LOC127391811 gene encoding uncharacterized protein LOC127391811 isoform X7; the encoded protein is MAWEENGKPLVSPGQLCCSRHDSTMDLFGLPQLLDLILVPRDMWTVNFGALCRLLPARRKGKKESSISKQGSGSQFAPARPTRVSTGTLQEATLATTALRTKRGSLDQESICHLLSDLQGQLSALQGRVSSLKGQVSSRQGLESDWQGQNEKDQELLTSIQVRAVKLERIIEALTLVTRSLMDKLQQTDEDLKAS
- the LOC127391811 gene encoding uncharacterized protein LOC127391811 isoform X8, with product MDLFGLPQLLDLILVPRDMWTVNFGALCRLLPARRKGKKESSISKQGSGSQFAPARPTRVSTGTLQEATLATTALRTKRGSLDQESICHLLSDLQGQLSALQGRVSSLKGQVSSRQGLESDWQGQNEKDQELLTSIQVRAVKLERIIEALTLVTRSLMDKLQQTDEDLKAS
- the LOC127391811 gene encoding uncharacterized protein LOC127391811 isoform X9, whose protein sequence is MWTVNFGALCRLLPARRKGKKESSISKQGSGSQFAPARPTRVSTGTLQEATLATTALRTKRGSLDQESICHLLSDLQGQLSALQGRVSSLKGQVSSRQGLESDWQGQNEKDQELLTSIQVRAVKLERIIEALTLVTRSLMDKLQQTDEDLKAS
- the LOC127391811 gene encoding uncharacterized protein LOC127391811 isoform X10, which translates into the protein MWTVNFGALCRLLPARRKGKKESSISKGSGSQFAPARPTRVSTGTLQEATLATTALRTKRGSLDQESICHLLSDLQGQLSALQGRVSSLKGQVSSRQGLESDWQGQNEKDQELLTSIQVRAVKLERIIEALTLVTRSLMDKLQQTDEDLKAS